The following are encoded in a window of Magnolia sinica isolate HGM2019 chromosome 11, MsV1, whole genome shotgun sequence genomic DNA:
- the LOC131218177 gene encoding uncharacterized protein LOC131218177 — protein sequence MEEDEWHQVRPKGTRYQLHNLFAENITYDITAEYLYRIFGRYGKITDTFIPTNPGLNRSRGYGFIRFVYKADAQPALDILNGKRVNGRIIIVQKAKVRSQPAPFTHQGARGSTLAPASRVFPPRTVTSYVLVVRGQDLSSQSNVRRNATTTDPHPAGPILNPTGKELAKMPYPNQASWRISSPASVEKVLDHLPRPAG from the coding sequence ATGGAGGAAGACGAGTGGCATCAAGTCCGTCCCAAGGGGACCCGTTACCAGCTTCACAACCTGTTTGCGGAGAACATTACATACGACATTACGGCTGAATATCTCTATAGGATTTTCGGGAGATACGGGAAAATCACAGACACTTTCATCCCCACTAATCCCGGCCTAAATCGTTCTCGTGGGTATGGATTCATCAGATTCGTATACAAAGCAGACGCGCAACCTGCCCTCGATATCCTCAATGGAAAAAGGGTAAATGGACGCATCATCATTGTCCAGAAAGCAAAGGTTCGGTCCCAACCCGCCCCCTTCACCCATCAGGGCGCCAGGGGAAGCACTCTCGCCCCTGCTTCTAGGGTGTTCCCTCCAAGGACTGTTACATCTTATGTTTTGGTAGTTAGAGGACAGGACCTTTCGAGCCAGTCAAATGTTCGAAGAAATGCCACTACCACTGATCCTCACCCAGCAGGTCCAATCCTCAATCCCACAGGGAAGGAGCTCGCCAAAATGCCTTATCCAAATCAGGCCAGCTGGAGGATATCCAGTCCAGCGAGTGTAGAGAAGGTGCTCGATCATTTGCCAAGGCCAGCTGGATAG
- the LOC131218178 gene encoding NAC domain-containing protein 67-like produces MSACKPGLLRDTEYQKGEYQVEGENMYFFTQLNLKDHGGSRVSRKAKDGFWASSDGYKHVEHQGISLGCKMITLNFFYKGVNSKGKKTNWLMKEYRLDVVKTSTMETTARGRKGKRVAETQDDNPKKVRNK; encoded by the exons ATGTCTGCATGCAAGCCTGGTCTGTTGCGGGATACCGAATACCAGAAAG GTGAGTATCAGGTTGAAGGGGAGAACATGTACTTCTTTACACAGCTGAATCTTAAAGATCATGGTGGGTCGCGTGTAAGTCGCAAAGCAAAAGACGGTTTTTGGGCATCTTCTGACGGATATAAACATGTTGAGCATCAAGGAATCTCACTTGGTTGTAAGATGATTACTTTGAACTTCTTCTACAAGGGTGTGAATTCCAAAGGAAAGAAAACCAATTGGCTGATGAAAGAGTATAGGCTCGATGTGGTAAAGACTTCCACCATGGAAACTACAGCTCGTGGTCGGAAAGGGAAAAGGGTGGCTGAAACTCAGGATGACAATCCCAAAAAGGTGAGAAACAAATAA